A part of Drosophila ananassae strain 14024-0371.13 chromosome 2R, ASM1763931v2, whole genome shotgun sequence genomic DNA contains:
- the LOC6493586 gene encoding E3 ubiquitin-protein ligase rnf146 isoform X1: MSQQRASEQNAASNNAVVNLDDGDDEEDEDVQFVGVVRPMTSVIDLCLSPSTSAAAAARAAAGAAGDAVTPPPPAPSSPGQALKATAAEEAPPTSAEESAAPLECPICLQTCIHPARLPCGHIFCFLCVKGVAYKNRRCAMCRREIPAEFLDHPQLVNGIEDICATRATEDGYQWYYEGRNGWWQYDDRTSQDIEEAFKKGDKSCTILVAGYVYIVDLEQLVQQRQNEPTRCRRVKRDLATIPKKGVAGLRIEGNQVTSDTIFSRPTSTTSTPATVAAAASSFISTIAATDAAIRIASDIIGSTLAQADELTRGLAASNISEDPSGEQIQSTDPQEAGRSPASSPPNSIQDLITEDLRNTQQVIAHNQHTIDLFEQALNDFQALTMRNYVDSSDEEDEIQTQTQDQEAGEPSQTGESHQGA; this comes from the exons ATGTCGCAACAGCGGGCATCGGAGCAAAACGCAGCCAGCAACAACGCGGTGGTTAACTTGGACGAtggcgacgacgaggaggacgaAGACGTCCAGTTTGTTGGAGTTGTGCGTCCTATGACGAGTGTCATCGATCTCTGCCTGTCCCCGTCGACTTCCGCAGCAGCTGCAGCCAGGGCAGCAGCAGGTGCTGCTGGTGATGCAGTTactccacctcctcctgcaCCATCATCGCCGGGGCAAGCTTTGAAAGCAACTGCCGCAGAAGAAG CTCCACCGACTTCTGCCGAGGAGAGCGCTGCACCACTGGAATGTCCCATCTGTCTGCAGACCTGCATCCATCCCGCCCGCCTGCCGTGCGGCCACATCTTCTGCTTCTTGTGTGTTAAG GGCGTTGCGTACAAGAACCGACGTTGCGCCATGTGTCGCCGCGAAATTCCCGCCGAGTTTCTGGACCATCCCCAGTTGGTGAATGGCATCGAAGACATTTGCGCCACCCGGGCCACCGAGGACGGCTATCAATGGTACTACGAGGGACGTAATG GTTGGTGGCAATACGACGATCGCACGAGTCAGGACATAGAGGAGGCCTTCAAGAAGGGCGACAAGTCCTGCACCATCCTGGTGGCCGGCTACGTATACATTGTGGATCTGGAGCAGCTCGTCCAGCAGCGCCAGAACGAACCAACCCGCTGCCGGCGGGTTAAACGAGACTTGGCCACCATACCTAAGAAGGGGGTGGCCGGCCTTAGGATCGAGGGCAACCAGGTGACCAGTGACACCATCTTCAGTAGACCCACCAGCACCACATCCACTCCGGCGACCGTGGCGGCAGCAGCCTCCAGCTTTATATCCACGATTGCGGCTACGGATGCGGCGATCAGGATTGCCAGCGACATCATCGGCTCGACACTGGCCCAGGCGGACGAACTAACCAGAGGACTGGCGGCCAGCAACATCAGCGAAGATCCCAGCGGTGAGCAAATCCAATCCACAGATCCTCAAGAAGCAGGACGCTCGCCTGCCTCCTCTCCCCCCAACTCCATACAAGATCTCATCACAGAGGACTTGCGGAATACCCAGCAGGTGATTGCCCACAACCAGCACACCATCGATCTCTTCGAGCAGGCCTTGAACGACTTCCAGGCGCTGACCATGCGCAATTACGTGGACTCCAGCGACGAGGAGGACGAGATACAGACACAGACTCAAGATCAGGAGGCAGGCGAGCCGTCTCAGACCGGGGAAAGTCATCAGGGAGCTTAA
- the LOC6507950 gene encoding ornithine aminotransferase, mitochondrial, which produces MFSKLSTRGIATRIGYLAQKAASQETAAPAAGSLSETVFARENKYGAHNYHPLPVALSKGEGVFVWDVEGKRYFDYLSAYSAVNQGHCHPKIVKALTEQASKLALTSRAFYSDVLGEYEEYVTKLFGFDKVLPMNTGVEGGETACKLARKWGYLQKKIPENQAKIIFARNNFWGRTLSAVSASNDPSSYEGFGPFMPGFELIEYDNVTALEEALKDPNVCAFMVEPIQGEAGVVVPSDGYLKKVRELCTKNNVLWIADEVQTGLARTGKLLAVNYEDVQPDILILGKALSGGLYPVSAVLCNDPVMLCIKPGEHGSTYGGNPLGCRVAMAALEVLQEEKLAENAFKMGELLRTELSTLPKDVVSVVRGKGLLNAIVINAKYDAWKVCLKLKENGLLAKPTHGDIIRFAPPLVINESQMRESIEIIKKTILSM; this is translated from the exons atgTTCTCCAAGCTTTCCACACGCGGCATTGCCACCCGCATCGGCTATTTGGCCCAGAAGGCGGCCTCCCAGGAAACGGCTGCTCCTGCCGCCGGATCCCTTTCCGAGACTGTGTTTGCCCGTGAAAATAAATACGGAGCCCACAACTACCATCCCCTCCCAGTGGCTCTATCCAAAGGCGAAGGCGTCTTCGTGTGGGATGTCGAGGGTAAGCGATACTTCGACTATCTGAGCGCCTATTCGGCGGTCAACCAGGGTCACTGCCATCCGAAAATCGTCAAGGCCCTCACGGAACAAGCCTCCAAGCTGGCCTTAACTTCGCG TGCCTTCTATTCCGATGTCCTTGGCGAATATGAGGAATATGTGACCAAGCTTTTTGGCTTCGACAAAGTCCTGCCCATGAACACGGGAGTTGAAGGTGGAGAGACTGCCTGCAAGTTGGCCCGCAAGTGGGGCTATCTCCAGAAAAAGATTCCCGAAAACCAGGCCAAGATCATCTTTGCCCGCAACAATTTCTGGGGACGCACCCTGTCCGCCGTTTCCGCCTCCAATGATCCCAGCAGCTACGAAGGATTCGGTCCCTTCATGCCAGGATTCGAGCTGATTGAGTATGATAATGTCACCGCTTTGGAGGAGGCTCTCAAGGATCCGAATGTGTGTGCCTTTATGGTGGAACCCATTCAGGGCGAAGCTGGTGTGGTGGTGCCCTCCGATGGCTACCTGAAGAAGGTCCGTGAGCTGTGCACCAAAAACAATGTCCTGTGGATCGCCGATGAAGTGCAGACTGGCTTGGCCAGAACCGGAAAGCTTCTAGCCGTCAATTACGAAGATGTTCAGCCCGATATCCTGATCCTGGGAAAGGCCCTATCCGGTGGATTGTACCCAGTATCCGCAGTGCTCTGCAATGATCCCGTGATGCTGTGCATTAAGCCAGGAGAGCACGGATCCACTTACGGAGGCAATCCCCTGGGCTGCCGCGTAGCCATGGCTGCTCTGGAGGTCCTGCAGGAGGAGAAACTGGCCGAGAACGCCTTCAAGATGGGTGAACTGCTGCGCACCGAGCTGTCTACTCTTCCCAAGGATGTGGTGTCCGTGGTCCGCGGAAAGGGTCTGCTGAATGCCATTGTCATCAATGCGA AATACGACGCTTGGAAAGTGTGCCTGAAGCTGAAGGAAAACGGTCTCCTGGCCAAGCCCACCCATGGAGACATCATCCGATTCGCCCCGCCCCTCGTTATCAATGAATCCCAGATGCGGGAGAGCATTGAAATTATCAAAAAGACAATTCTGTCAATGTAA
- the LOC6493586 gene encoding E3 ubiquitin-protein ligase rnf146 isoform X3, with the protein MSQQRASEQNAASNNAVVNLDDGDDEEDEDVQFVGVVRPMTSVIDLCLSPSTSAAAAARAAAGAAGDAVTPPPPAPSSPGQALKATAAEEAPPTSAEESAAPLECPICLQTCIHPARLPCGHIFCFLCVKGVAYKNRRCAMCRREIPAEFLDHPQLVNGIEDICATRATEDGYQWYYEGRNGGWWAYDPRTNDDIEAAYAGYLNFKSTSDEDCFLVENEPLPSGTDDYDTSDEDGSSSENLADIGPHPGRLHIQICGAIYVIDFLRMTQYPRSDTLRRRNIIRRKTSGSVPGVTKGVAGLSKNQISN; encoded by the exons ATGTCGCAACAGCGGGCATCGGAGCAAAACGCAGCCAGCAACAACGCGGTGGTTAACTTGGACGAtggcgacgacgaggaggacgaAGACGTCCAGTTTGTTGGAGTTGTGCGTCCTATGACGAGTGTCATCGATCTCTGCCTGTCCCCGTCGACTTCCGCAGCAGCTGCAGCCAGGGCAGCAGCAGGTGCTGCTGGTGATGCAGTTactccacctcctcctgcaCCATCATCGCCGGGGCAAGCTTTGAAAGCAACTGCCGCAGAAGAAG CTCCACCGACTTCTGCCGAGGAGAGCGCTGCACCACTGGAATGTCCCATCTGTCTGCAGACCTGCATCCATCCCGCCCGCCTGCCGTGCGGCCACATCTTCTGCTTCTTGTGTGTTAAG GGCGTTGCGTACAAGAACCGACGTTGCGCCATGTGTCGCCGCGAAATTCCCGCCGAGTTTCTGGACCATCCCCAGTTGGTGAATGGCATCGAAGACATTTGCGCCACCCGGGCCACCGAGGACGGCTATCAATGGTACTACGAGGGACGTAATG GTGGTTGGTGGGCCTACGATCCGCGGACGAACGATGACATCGAAGCTGCCTATGCAGGCTATCTGAACTTCAAGTCGACGTCGGATGAAGATTGTTTTCTTGTTGAAAACGAACCATTGCCTTCTGGCACTGATGACTATGACACCTCCGATGAGGACGGGTCCAGCTCCGAGAATCTCGCGGATATTGGACCGCATCCGGGCCGGCTGCACATCCAAATCTGCGGAGCTATCTACGTCATTGACTTCCTCCGCATGACACAGTATCCCCGGTCGGATACTCTCCGCCGCAGAAACATAATCCGGCGGAAGACATCCGGTTCGGTGCCTGGAGTCACCAAAGGCGTCGCCGGACTTAGCAAGAACCAAATATCCAACTAG
- the LOC6493586 gene encoding E3 ubiquitin-protein ligase rnf146 isoform X2, with the protein MSQQRASEQNAASNNAVVNLDDGDDEEDEDVQFVGVVRPMTSVIDLCLSPSTSAAAAARAAAGAAGDAVTPPPPAPSSPGQALKATAAEEAPPTSAEESAAPLECPICLQTCIHPARLPCGHIFCFLCVKGVAYKNRRCAMCRREIPAEFLDHPQLVNGIEDICATRATEDGYQWYYEGRNGWWQYDDRTSQDIEEAFKKGDKSCTILVAGYVYIVDLEQLVQQRQNEPTRCRRVKRDLATIPKKGVAGLRIEGNQVTSDTIFSRPTSTTSTPATVAAAASSFISTIAATDAAIRIASDIIGSTLAQADELTRGLAASNISEDPSDSFSICTPPLLLTAKCVFVASLISTIFLKLY; encoded by the exons ATGTCGCAACAGCGGGCATCGGAGCAAAACGCAGCCAGCAACAACGCGGTGGTTAACTTGGACGAtggcgacgacgaggaggacgaAGACGTCCAGTTTGTTGGAGTTGTGCGTCCTATGACGAGTGTCATCGATCTCTGCCTGTCCCCGTCGACTTCCGCAGCAGCTGCAGCCAGGGCAGCAGCAGGTGCTGCTGGTGATGCAGTTactccacctcctcctgcaCCATCATCGCCGGGGCAAGCTTTGAAAGCAACTGCCGCAGAAGAAG CTCCACCGACTTCTGCCGAGGAGAGCGCTGCACCACTGGAATGTCCCATCTGTCTGCAGACCTGCATCCATCCCGCCCGCCTGCCGTGCGGCCACATCTTCTGCTTCTTGTGTGTTAAG GGCGTTGCGTACAAGAACCGACGTTGCGCCATGTGTCGCCGCGAAATTCCCGCCGAGTTTCTGGACCATCCCCAGTTGGTGAATGGCATCGAAGACATTTGCGCCACCCGGGCCACCGAGGACGGCTATCAATGGTACTACGAGGGACGTAATG GTTGGTGGCAATACGACGATCGCACGAGTCAGGACATAGAGGAGGCCTTCAAGAAGGGCGACAAGTCCTGCACCATCCTGGTGGCCGGCTACGTATACATTGTGGATCTGGAGCAGCTCGTCCAGCAGCGCCAGAACGAACCAACCCGCTGCCGGCGGGTTAAACGAGACTTGGCCACCATACCTAAGAAGGGGGTGGCCGGCCTTAGGATCGAGGGCAACCAGGTGACCAGTGACACCATCTTCAGTAGACCCACCAGCACCACATCCACTCCGGCGACCGTGGCGGCAGCAGCCTCCAGCTTTATATCCACGATTGCGGCTACGGATGCGGCGATCAGGATTGCCAGCGACATCATCGGCTCGACACTGGCCCAGGCGGACGAACTAACCAGAGGACTGGCGGCCAGCAACATCAGCGAAGATCCCAGCG attcgttttCGATATGTACCCCGCCATTACTCCTAACAGCGAAATGCGTTTTCGTAGCCTCCCTAATATCAACGATATTCCTAAAGCTCTACTGA